A single Natrinema pellirubrum DSM 15624 DNA region contains:
- a CDS encoding nitrous oxide reductase accessory protein NosL — translation MTDDGVDRRRFIGALAAGTGVGIAGCLGESESDDGPPAQVYEPTLEGIEEGPFAFPEGESCAVCSMAATEYPESSQLVHENGQAAVFESPGCLFAYVASSTPDSPIAGAWTVDRETGEQIDATEAHYVLITDEEAVDDPMGIDPKAFADREDALNYLEAWEAEDLSPEDDIITGLEPVDLEIAAIYRPHRVPDE, via the coding sequence ATGACTGACGACGGGGTCGACCGGCGACGGTTCATCGGTGCGCTCGCGGCGGGGACGGGTGTGGGTATCGCCGGCTGTCTCGGCGAGAGCGAGTCCGATGACGGCCCCCCCGCACAGGTGTACGAACCGACGCTCGAGGGGATCGAGGAAGGGCCGTTCGCGTTTCCGGAGGGCGAGTCCTGTGCGGTCTGTAGCATGGCCGCGACCGAGTACCCCGAATCGAGTCAGCTCGTCCACGAGAACGGGCAGGCAGCCGTGTTCGAGTCGCCGGGCTGTCTGTTCGCGTACGTCGCCTCGTCGACGCCGGACTCGCCGATCGCCGGCGCGTGGACGGTCGATCGCGAAACCGGCGAGCAGATCGACGCGACCGAGGCCCACTACGTCCTGATCACCGACGAGGAGGCGGTCGACGATCCGATGGGGATCGATCCCAAAGCGTTCGCCGACCGGGAGGACGCCCTGAACTATCTCGAGGCGTGGGAGGCCGAGGACCTCTCGCCCGAGGACGACATCATCACTGGGCTCGAGCCGGTCGACCTCGAGATCGCGGCGATCTACCGCCCACATCGAGTACCCGACGAGTAG
- a CDS encoding SRPBCC family protein has translation MPTYERETTVRSPFEDVWAFHSQISGLEGLTPDWMNLRVERVIGPDGEPDPNVLEPGSEIALSMRPFGVGPRQHWTSVITDREREDGSAYFRDEMVHGPFDRWEHTHSFYADGRRTRIRDRVTYDLPIGGLGDAVAPLSNLGFEAMFRARHRLAKAQLE, from the coding sequence ATGCCTACCTACGAACGCGAGACGACCGTTCGATCGCCCTTCGAGGACGTCTGGGCCTTCCACTCACAGATCTCCGGCCTCGAGGGACTGACGCCCGACTGGATGAACCTGCGCGTCGAGCGCGTGATCGGGCCCGACGGGGAGCCGGATCCGAATGTCCTCGAGCCCGGCTCGGAGATCGCGCTCTCGATGCGGCCCTTCGGCGTCGGGCCGCGACAGCACTGGACGTCGGTGATCACGGACCGCGAGCGCGAGGACGGATCGGCGTACTTCCGGGACGAAATGGTCCACGGCCCCTTCGACCGCTGGGAACACACCCACTCGTTCTACGCCGACGGCCGTCGAACCCGGATCCGGGACCGGGTCACCTACGACCTCCCGATCGGCGGGCTCGGGGATGCGGTCGCCCCGCTCTCGAACCTCGGGTTCGAGGCCATGTTTCGGGCACGCCACCGGCTGGCGAAAGCCCAACTCGAGTGA
- the lrpA1 gene encoding HTH-type transcriptional regulator LrpA1: MSTQATEDRILEVLEEDAQASYAEIADRANVSKPTVRKYINQLEEEGVIVGYSADIDPKKLSSQTIAMVGLDVASERYVEATKAIKDLEAVEALYSSSGDHMLMAEVRAEDGDALGEIISEDLLEIDGVTAAHPSFLQERLK; this comes from the coding sequence ATGAGTACCCAGGCGACGGAAGATCGTATCCTCGAGGTCCTCGAGGAGGACGCCCAGGCGTCCTACGCCGAGATCGCTGATCGGGCGAACGTCTCGAAACCCACGGTACGGAAGTACATCAACCAGCTCGAGGAGGAGGGGGTGATCGTCGGCTACTCGGCCGACATCGATCCGAAGAAGCTCTCGAGCCAGACGATCGCGATGGTCGGGCTCGACGTGGCCAGCGAACGCTACGTCGAGGCGACGAAGGCGATCAAGGACCTCGAAGCGGTCGAGGCCCTGTACAGTTCCAGCGGCGACCACATGCTAATGGCCGAGGTGCGTGCCGAGGACGGCGACGCCCTGGGTGAGATCATTTCCGAGGATCTCCTCGAGATCGACGGCGTGACTGCGGCCCATCCATCTTTCCTCCAGGAGCGTCTCAAGTAA
- a CDS encoding thiamine pyrophosphate-dependent enzyme: MSAFNAIGEEREIDRDEFTPGVEPQPTWCPGCGDFGVLKSLKQALPEVGKTPEEVLTVTGIGCSGKLNSYLDTYGFHTIHGRSLPVARAAKLANPELEVIAAGGDGDGYGIGGNHFIHTARENHDMTYIVFNNEIFGLTKGQTSPTSPKGHKSKTQPSGSAKTPIRPLSQSLTAGASYIARTAAVNPNQAKEIIKEAIEHDGFAHVDFLTQCPTWNKDARQYVPYIDVQESDDYEFDVTDRAEAAEMMRETEDVLNEGTVLTGRYYVDEDRPSYTEEKAAVGELPDQPLAERYFDDDAEWERSYDLLERHT, encoded by the coding sequence ATGAGTGCATTCAACGCAATCGGAGAGGAACGCGAGATCGACCGGGACGAGTTCACCCCCGGCGTCGAACCGCAGCCGACGTGGTGTCCGGGCTGTGGCGACTTCGGCGTCCTGAAGTCCCTGAAACAGGCGCTTCCGGAGGTCGGTAAGACCCCCGAGGAAGTGCTGACCGTCACCGGGATCGGCTGTTCGGGCAAGCTGAACAGCTACCTCGATACCTACGGCTTCCATACGATCCACGGTCGCTCGCTGCCGGTCGCCCGCGCGGCCAAACTCGCCAACCCCGAACTCGAGGTCATCGCCGCGGGCGGGGACGGCGACGGCTACGGGATCGGTGGCAACCACTTCATCCACACGGCCCGGGAGAACCACGACATGACCTACATCGTGTTCAACAACGAGATCTTCGGGCTGACGAAGGGCCAGACGTCGCCGACGAGTCCGAAGGGCCACAAGTCGAAAACCCAGCCCTCGGGCAGCGCGAAGACGCCGATCCGGCCGCTCTCGCAGTCGCTGACCGCCGGCGCGAGCTACATCGCCCGCACCGCCGCGGTCAACCCGAACCAGGCGAAAGAGATCATCAAGGAGGCCATCGAACACGACGGGTTCGCCCACGTCGACTTCCTGACCCAGTGTCCGACTTGGAACAAGGACGCCCGTCAGTACGTCCCCTACATCGACGTCCAGGAGTCCGACGACTACGAGTTCGACGTCACCGACCGCGCGGAAGCCGCCGAGATGATGCGCGAGACCGAGGACGTCCTCAACGAGGGGACCGTCCTCACGGGCCGGTACTACGTCGACGAGGACCGGCCGTCCTACACCGAGGAGAAGGCCGCCGTCGGCGAACTGCCCGACCAGCCGCTGGCCGAGCGGTACTTCGACGACGACGCCGAGTGGGAACGCAGCTACGACCTCCTCGAGCGCCACACCTGA
- a CDS encoding 2-oxoacid:acceptor oxidoreductase subunit alpha has translation MSDDELIWRIAGGSGDGIDSTSQNFAKALMRSGLDVFTHRHYPSRIRGGHTYVEIRAADHEVQSRGDGYNFLLSLGDSFARNPQEEAYYGNEEIKPLSENLDELREGGIIVYDEGLISEEDVEAIDLHERAEENDWHVFPMDLRGLAREHGREVMRNTAGVGVTAALLDMELEHIEDLMSDAMGGDVLEANLEILHEAYETTREEYEFEHDLRAPEGSHDAEQALLSGSNAIAYGAIDAGCRFIAGYPMTPWTDVFTILAQNFPDMGGVSEQVEDEIAAAALAVGASHAGVKAMSGSSGGGFALMSEPLGLAEMTETPVVLVESMRAGPSTGMPTKPEQADLEHVLYTSQGDSQRVVFAPGNIEEAYEQTRLAFDIAWDYQIPAIVIYDQKLSGENTNVDVDFFDREVSPDLGSTLTEDELREAAHDNSGKFKRFDYENAENGVASRSIPGQKGGRFLATGNEHSPVGHISEDPDNRVAQMDRRLEKLESIRAELDEERESTQTYFGDETADYGIITWGSSQGAVEEAIERLNANGHSVKGLSVSDMMPFPEKEVTEFLESVDEAMVVEMNATAQFRGLLQKELGRFGEKLTSLLKYNGNPFEPAEIVEGYEVNLAEEDREPTAQVRIEPAAGD, from the coding sequence ATGAGCGACGACGAACTCATCTGGCGAATCGCGGGCGGTTCCGGCGACGGGATCGACTCGACGAGCCAGAATTTCGCCAAGGCGCTGATGCGCTCGGGGCTCGACGTATTTACCCACCGCCACTATCCGTCGCGGATCCGCGGCGGCCACACCTACGTCGAGATCCGAGCCGCGGACCATGAGGTACAGTCACGCGGCGACGGCTACAACTTCCTGCTCTCGCTGGGTGACTCCTTCGCCCGCAACCCGCAGGAGGAAGCCTACTACGGCAACGAGGAGATCAAGCCCCTCTCGGAGAACTTGGACGAACTTCGCGAGGGCGGGATCATCGTCTACGACGAGGGCCTCATCAGCGAGGAAGACGTCGAAGCGATCGACCTCCACGAGCGTGCCGAGGAAAACGATTGGCACGTCTTCCCGATGGACCTGCGCGGACTCGCACGCGAACACGGTCGCGAGGTCATGCGCAACACCGCAGGCGTCGGCGTCACCGCGGCGCTGTTGGACATGGAACTCGAGCACATCGAGGACCTGATGTCCGACGCGATGGGCGGGGACGTTCTCGAGGCGAACCTCGAGATTCTCCACGAGGCCTACGAGACGACGCGGGAGGAGTACGAGTTCGAACACGACCTGCGGGCCCCCGAAGGCTCTCACGACGCCGAGCAGGCGCTGCTGTCGGGTTCGAACGCGATCGCCTACGGCGCGATCGACGCCGGCTGTCGGTTCATCGCCGGCTACCCGATGACGCCGTGGACGGACGTATTCACCATCCTCGCGCAGAACTTCCCCGACATGGGCGGGGTCTCCGAGCAGGTCGAGGACGAGATCGCCGCGGCCGCGCTGGCCGTCGGCGCGAGCCACGCCGGCGTCAAGGCCATGTCCGGCTCTTCCGGCGGCGGCTTCGCGCTGATGTCCGAACCGCTCGGGCTGGCGGAGATGACCGAGACGCCGGTCGTCCTCGTCGAGTCGATGCGGGCCGGCCCCTCGACCGGGATGCCGACCAAACCCGAACAGGCCGACCTCGAACACGTCCTCTACACGAGCCAGGGCGACTCCCAGCGGGTCGTCTTCGCGCCCGGTAACATCGAGGAGGCCTACGAACAGACCCGGTTGGCCTTCGACATCGCCTGGGACTACCAGATCCCGGCGATCGTCATCTACGACCAGAAACTCTCCGGCGAGAACACCAACGTCGATGTCGACTTTTTCGACCGCGAGGTCTCGCCGGACCTGGGCTCGACGCTGACCGAGGACGAACTCCGCGAGGCCGCCCACGACAACTCCGGGAAGTTCAAGCGCTTCGACTACGAGAACGCCGAGAACGGCGTCGCGTCGCGGTCGATCCCCGGACAGAAGGGCGGGCGCTTCCTCGCGACCGGGAACGAACACAGCCCGGTCGGCCACATCAGCGAGGATCCCGACAACCGCGTCGCCCAGATGGACCGTCGCCTCGAGAAACTCGAGTCCATCCGCGCTGAACTCGACGAGGAGCGCGAGTCCACCCAGACCTACTTCGGCGACGAGACGGCCGACTACGGCATCATCACGTGGGGCTCCTCACAGGGTGCGGTCGAGGAGGCCATCGAACGACTCAACGCGAACGGCCACTCCGTCAAGGGGCTCAGCGTCTCCGATATGATGCCGTTCCCCGAGAAAGAGGTGACCGAGTTCTTAGAGAGCGTCGACGAGGCGATGGTCGTCGAGATGAACGCCACGGCGCAGTTCCGCGGGCTGCTCCAGAAGGAACTGGGCCGGTTCGGCGAGAAGCTCACGAGCCTGCTGAAGTACAACGGCAACCCCTTCGAGCCCGCTGAAATCGTCGAGGGCTACGAGGTCAACCTCGCCGAGGAGGACCGCGAACCGACCGCACAGGTACGAATCGAACCTGCTGCAGGTGACTGA
- a CDS encoding PHP domain-containing protein → MRDFHVHSNYSDGDFLRSMVRAAETAGLDGIGFADHCNVASRERPESMRGVYGFNLDLTYERRRRGIERLQSDFDLEIYDAVEMDYDPRDEAAIDTFLSEAGFEYAIGSVHAVDGNNVQVASHFAAMSDAERDAVVDRYFDRLVALVESELFDIAAHVDLLERTPPLRGRATEAHYRRVARALADSRTVPEVNAGRALSDAGVVHPAERFLTVLRDHDVAVTVGTDSHHPDELPDRAAFLEDFLDEWGLEAVDPDGLGTDA, encoded by the coding sequence ATGCGTGATTTTCACGTTCACTCGAACTACTCGGACGGAGACTTCCTTCGATCGATGGTTCGGGCGGCCGAGACGGCCGGTCTCGACGGCATCGGGTTCGCCGACCACTGCAACGTGGCCTCGCGCGAGCGGCCCGAATCGATGCGAGGGGTCTACGGCTTCAACCTCGATCTCACCTACGAGCGCCGCCGTCGGGGGATCGAGCGGTTGCAGAGCGACTTCGACCTCGAGATCTACGACGCCGTCGAGATGGACTACGATCCGCGCGACGAGGCGGCCATCGACACTTTCCTCTCGGAGGCGGGCTTCGAGTACGCGATCGGCAGCGTCCACGCCGTCGACGGCAACAACGTCCAGGTCGCGTCCCACTTCGCGGCGATGTCCGACGCCGAACGCGACGCGGTCGTCGACAGGTACTTCGACCGGCTGGTCGCGCTCGTCGAGTCGGAACTGTTCGATATCGCGGCCCACGTCGACCTGCTCGAGCGGACGCCGCCGCTGCGGGGGCGGGCGACCGAGGCCCACTACCGGCGCGTGGCGCGGGCACTTGCCGACTCGCGAACGGTGCCGGAGGTAAACGCCGGGCGGGCGCTTTCCGACGCCGGGGTCGTCCATCCCGCCGAGCGGTTCCTCACCGTTCTCCGCGACCACGACGTGGCCGTCACCGTCGGCACCGACTCCCACCACCCCGACGAACTCCCCGACCGAGCCGCCTTCCTCGAGGACTTCCTCGACGAATGGGGTCTCGAGGCAGTCGATCCGGACGGACTTGGGACTGACGCGTGA
- a CDS encoding lactate utilization protein produces MSQRKPDYVDDTEIDATLDELPTDEAIEATVDNLEANGFDVVVADSTEAALEAVQSQIPAGASVMNGHSTTLEEIGFDDYLSAGDHEWESLADEIWSIDDDAERQAARRESQTADYFLGGINAIAQTGELVAADRSGSRIGAYPFAASNVVIVSGVNKIVPTLEDALDRLESVAYPLENERAQEAYGVESAIAKQLIFRQELEDDRTTVVLVRDQLGY; encoded by the coding sequence ATGTCACAACGAAAACCGGACTACGTAGACGACACCGAGATCGACGCGACGCTCGACGAACTGCCGACCGACGAGGCCATCGAGGCAACCGTCGACAACCTCGAGGCGAACGGCTTCGACGTCGTCGTGGCCGACTCAACCGAAGCGGCCCTCGAAGCGGTCCAATCACAGATCCCTGCCGGTGCGTCGGTGATGAACGGCCACTCCACGACGCTCGAGGAGATCGGCTTCGATGACTACCTCTCGGCGGGCGACCACGAGTGGGAGAGCCTGGCCGACGAGATCTGGAGCATCGACGACGACGCCGAGCGCCAGGCGGCCCGCCGCGAGTCCCAGACCGCCGACTACTTCCTCGGCGGTATCAACGCGATCGCCCAAACGGGCGAACTCGTCGCGGCCGACCGCTCTGGCAGCCGGATCGGCGCGTACCCCTTCGCCGCGAGCAACGTCGTGATCGTCAGCGGCGTCAACAAGATCGTGCCGACGCTCGAGGACGCGCTCGACCGCCTCGAGTCGGTCGCCTACCCCCTCGAGAACGAACGGGCACAGGAGGCCTACGGCGTCGAGTCCGCCATCGCCAAACAGCTCATCTTCCGACAAGAACTCGAGGACGATCGGACGACCGTCGTCCTGGTCCGCGATCAACTGGGCTACTGA
- a CDS encoding UbiD family decarboxylase yields MTVDSFRGFLQCLDEADALVSFDEPVSWDLEASAITTLANRSDGDVPVFESVAETAVDASLVGDPYRGPRNRPWDHLARAIGLPTGLSGGAYYERLIDRLRSPQEPRVLERDAAPCKDVVRTGDDVDLLSLPWPYIHRGDGGRYSNLHTVVAPDPETRWGRWSSHRLMIHDGPFASLLFLAGEQVPNRYYYDYEPREEPMPVAVVIGAEPVVQSTTEMWIPAGRSEATFAGGMKDRPVDLVPCETNDLYVPATAEVVLEGRVLPNERLDEGPFGDYFGYMNGPRRSMPAFAIDAITRRTEPRVPFCVEGTGVGYGRNSGSTLQLAAAGPDATLGLQAAGFDVESAVPWRFTSRTVWVISTDRPYPGYLHQLANFVFTTWGMLHIDFFVFVDADVDPFDPQAVLTAIALDADPDADFHQFGVERMPKVPLNIYQTPEEKGSADVGTSKAKTAKAYIDATSDGDRTDGTADDDRRKRAQERLVTAGMSAARFDLLDGEGEAR; encoded by the coding sequence ATGACGGTGGATTCGTTCCGGGGATTCCTCCAGTGCCTCGACGAGGCGGACGCCCTCGTCTCGTTCGACGAGCCCGTCTCGTGGGACCTCGAGGCGAGCGCGATCACGACGCTCGCCAACCGGTCCGACGGCGACGTCCCGGTGTTCGAGTCGGTCGCGGAGACGGCGGTCGACGCGTCGCTCGTCGGCGATCCGTACCGGGGCCCCCGAAACCGACCGTGGGATCACCTCGCCCGAGCGATCGGGCTGCCGACCGGCCTGTCCGGTGGGGCGTACTACGAGCGGCTCATCGACCGACTCCGATCGCCCCAGGAACCGCGGGTCCTCGAGCGCGACGCGGCGCCCTGTAAGGACGTCGTTCGGACCGGGGACGACGTCGACCTCCTGTCGCTCCCGTGGCCGTACATCCATCGGGGCGACGGCGGGCGATATTCGAACCTCCACACCGTCGTCGCACCGGACCCGGAGACGCGGTGGGGCCGCTGGTCGAGCCATCGGCTGATGATCCACGACGGGCCGTTCGCCAGCCTGCTGTTTCTGGCGGGTGAACAGGTTCCCAACCGGTATTACTACGACTACGAACCGCGAGAGGAACCGATGCCGGTGGCGGTCGTCATCGGTGCCGAGCCGGTCGTCCAGTCGACGACGGAGATGTGGATCCCAGCAGGGCGGAGCGAAGCCACCTTCGCGGGCGGCATGAAAGACCGACCCGTCGACCTCGTTCCGTGTGAGACGAACGACCTGTACGTCCCGGCGACGGCGGAGGTCGTCCTCGAGGGCCGTGTCCTCCCGAACGAACGGCTCGACGAGGGTCCGTTCGGCGATTACTTCGGGTACATGAACGGGCCGCGGCGATCGATGCCCGCGTTCGCGATCGACGCGATAACCCGCCGGACGGAGCCCCGCGTCCCGTTTTGCGTCGAAGGGACCGGCGTCGGATACGGGCGAAACTCCGGCAGCACGCTCCAGCTCGCCGCGGCCGGCCCGGACGCGACGCTCGGGCTGCAGGCCGCCGGCTTCGACGTCGAGTCGGCCGTGCCGTGGCGCTTTACCTCCCGGACCGTCTGGGTGATCTCGACGGATCGTCCCTATCCGGGCTATCTCCATCAACTGGCCAACTTCGTGTTCACGACCTGGGGGATGCTCCACATCGATTTCTTCGTGTTCGTCGATGCCGACGTCGATCCGTTCGATCCGCAAGCCGTGCTGACGGCGATCGCGCTGGACGCCGACCCGGACGCCGACTTTCACCAGTTCGGCGTCGAACGGATGCCCAAGGTCCCGCTCAACATCTACCAGACGCCCGAGGAGAAAGGCAGCGCCGACGTGGGGACCTCGAAAGCCAAGACCGCGAAGGCGTACATCGACGCCACCAGTGACGGTGACCGAACGGACGGGACGGCCGACGACGACCGTCGGAAACGGGCACAAGAGCGACTCGTCACCGCGGGCATGTCGGCGGCGCGGTTCGACCTGCTCGACGGGGAGGGCGAGGCGCGATGA
- a CDS encoding UbiD family decarboxylase → MIPFAQYVEGLASNDELLTLEGPFDVPPPVIAAEALRANGPAIRYERTDGADLTSGAFSGPDQLQRRESAPWSRLALGLGLDPEASFVTVLETITRLGPAGDRPEPTYDRQAAARTIDGIRQLALPRDADDVWPALTLGVASVSTAAGTHWAPVHGAVIGDDTLRVRTPAALSSLLDGGTVSVALGVPPAAVTTAYLLAVRDRLEVPIQDCGVAERVSLVPTNGGLVPSATEVVIEATVDDRHPDSRSDRREAWEYGTESTSMALSVERILATEDPVLPFSPLERPLSDDLQLTGLVTAATLYDRIDDYWGISPVEWVLVPAAAELGICVVATNVLYAGFEWQLANILFAFSSLFDTVIVVDDDVSPRDLGRVLGEIWLKAHPSRDWIFSEPSAPMADRPRYRRDGETGSRLYVNAAWDPRWDDAYIAPRVAFDRSFPASVRDDVRRLWETRHDGPADDENRDGA, encoded by the coding sequence ATGATCCCGTTCGCCCAGTACGTTGAAGGGTTGGCGAGCAACGACGAGTTGCTGACGCTCGAGGGTCCGTTCGACGTGCCACCCCCTGTCATCGCGGCGGAGGCCCTCCGTGCGAACGGCCCGGCGATCCGGTACGAACGGACCGACGGTGCCGATCTCACCAGCGGTGCGTTCAGCGGCCCCGACCAACTGCAGCGACGCGAGTCGGCCCCGTGGTCGCGGCTGGCGCTGGGTCTGGGGCTGGACCCCGAAGCGTCGTTCGTCACCGTCCTCGAGACGATCACGCGGCTGGGGCCGGCCGGCGATCGGCCGGAGCCGACCTACGACAGGCAGGCGGCCGCACGCACCATCGACGGGATACGGCAACTGGCCCTGCCGCGCGATGCCGACGATGTCTGGCCCGCCCTGACGCTCGGCGTCGCGTCGGTATCGACGGCGGCGGGGACCCACTGGGCCCCGGTTCACGGTGCCGTTATCGGCGACGACACGCTCCGGGTACGGACGCCCGCGGCGCTGTCGTCGCTGCTCGACGGCGGGACGGTGTCGGTCGCCCTCGGCGTCCCGCCGGCGGCCGTGACGACGGCCTATCTGCTCGCCGTCAGGGACCGCCTCGAGGTCCCGATCCAGGACTGTGGCGTCGCCGAACGCGTGTCGCTCGTCCCGACGAACGGTGGGCTCGTCCCGAGCGCCACCGAGGTCGTGATCGAAGCGACGGTCGACGATCGACATCCCGACTCCCGGTCGGATCGGCGCGAAGCGTGGGAGTACGGCACCGAGAGTACGTCGATGGCGCTGTCGGTCGAACGGATACTCGCGACCGAGGATCCGGTACTTCCCTTTTCACCGCTCGAGCGGCCGCTGTCGGACGACCTGCAACTGACGGGGTTGGTGACGGCGGCGACGCTGTACGACCGCATCGACGACTACTGGGGGATCTCGCCCGTCGAGTGGGTGCTGGTGCCGGCGGCGGCCGAACTCGGGATCTGTGTCGTCGCGACGAACGTTCTCTACGCCGGGTTCGAGTGGCAACTCGCCAATATCCTCTTTGCGTTCTCGTCGCTGTTCGATACGGTCATCGTCGTCGACGACGACGTCTCGCCGCGGGACCTCGGCCGCGTCCTCGGCGAAATCTGGCTCAAAGCCCATCCGTCTCGAGACTGGATCTTCAGCGAACCGTCGGCGCCGATGGCGGACCGGCCTCGGTATCGCCGGGACGGGGAGACCGGCTCCCGGCTGTACGTGAACGCGGCGTGGGACCCGCGGTGGGACGACGCGTATATCGCGCCGCGAGTCGCGTTCGACCGATCGTTCCCGGCGTCCGTTCGCGACGATGTCCGACGGTTGTGGGAGACGCGTCACGACGGGCCGGCCGACGACGAGAACCGCGACGGCGCGTAG
- a CDS encoding acyl-CoA synthetase, translated as MVSSHNLSDYEAERERFSWDEIYAEADWDAPADLNIAHETVDRHAADREKVALYQVDTDGELTTTTFWELADRSSQFANLLEELGVERGDRVFSYMPRIPEHYVAMVGTLKRGAVWGSVNERFGPDGISYRLDDCDAKVLVTTTDNRETVADALEDAPSVDHVITVDRGGGAPADDVVFNTALDGASTDYEAADTGGEDDALLYYTSGTTGLAKGVRHKQRWVAGVAATQKYAVDLQPGDLYWSTGDLGWLTGVINTLGAWYWGASLFTYEGEFDPAEWAELLDEYPITVLFSVPTAYRMLREKEELLADVDLDLRHALSIGEPLSAGVVEWGEDELGVTILDTYGQTETGNMIINNYPTMELRPGSMGKPLPGIEADIVDPETGAVLEPGETGEIAQRGDYPCFFAEYWNKPEKTASCFVDGPEGGEQSEAMRSSPDETSGGEWYLSGDLAHKDEDGYFWFEGRADDVILSSGYRIGPFEVESSLGEHAAVAEAAVVPKPHTERGNIVKAYVVPSEGTTPSEDLKEDIRTHVRDELSAHEYPREIEFREELPKTVTGKIRRTELQDDAEEESEASP; from the coding sequence ATGGTGTCCAGCCACAACCTCTCGGACTACGAGGCCGAACGGGAGCGGTTCTCGTGGGACGAGATCTACGCGGAAGCCGACTGGGACGCACCGGCGGACCTGAACATCGCCCACGAGACCGTCGACCGACACGCTGCCGACCGCGAGAAGGTCGCGCTCTATCAGGTCGACACCGACGGCGAACTCACGACGACGACCTTCTGGGAACTGGCCGACCGCTCGAGCCAGTTCGCGAACCTCCTCGAGGAACTCGGCGTCGAGCGCGGCGATCGCGTGTTCTCGTACATGCCGCGGATTCCGGAACACTACGTGGCGATGGTCGGCACGCTGAAACGGGGAGCCGTCTGGGGGAGCGTCAACGAACGCTTCGGGCCGGACGGGATTTCCTACCGGCTCGACGACTGCGACGCGAAGGTCCTCGTGACGACGACCGACAACCGCGAAACGGTCGCGGACGCCCTCGAGGACGCGCCGTCGGTCGACCACGTCATCACCGTCGACCGTGGCGGCGGCGCACCCGCCGACGACGTCGTGTTCAACACGGCACTCGACGGCGCGAGTACGGACTACGAGGCCGCCGACACCGGCGGCGAGGACGACGCTTTGCTGTACTACACGTCGGGGACCACCGGGCTGGCCAAGGGCGTCCGGCACAAGCAGCGCTGGGTGGCCGGCGTGGCGGCGACCCAGAAATACGCCGTCGACCTCCAGCCCGGCGACCTCTACTGGAGTACCGGTGACCTGGGTTGGCTGACCGGCGTAATCAATACGCTCGGGGCCTGGTACTGGGGCGCGTCGCTGTTCACCTACGAGGGCGAGTTCGATCCGGCTGAGTGGGCCGAACTGCTCGACGAGTACCCGATCACCGTCCTGTTCTCGGTGCCGACGGCCTACCGGATGCTCCGCGAAAAAGAGGAGCTACTGGCGGACGTCGACCTCGACTTACGGCACGCGCTCTCGATCGGCGAGCCGCTCAGCGCCGGCGTCGTCGAGTGGGGCGAGGACGAACTCGGCGTCACCATCCTCGACACGTACGGCCAGACGGAGACGGGCAACATGATCATCAACAACTACCCCACGATGGAGTTGCGGCCCGGCTCGATGGGGAAGCCCCTGCCGGGCATCGAGGCCGACATCGTTGACCCCGAGACCGGGGCCGTCCTCGAGCCCGGCGAGACCGGTGAGATCGCCCAGCGCGGCGACTACCCCTGCTTCTTCGCCGAGTACTGGAACAAACCCGAGAAGACCGCGTCGTGTTTCGTCGACGGCCCCGAGGGGGGTGAGCAGAGCGAAGCGATGCGATCCTCGCCAGACGAGACGTCTGGCGGTGAGTGGTACCTCTCGGGCGACCTCGCACACAAGGACGAGGACGGCTACTTCTGGTTCGAGGGGCGGGCCGACGACGTCATCCTCTCGTCGGGCTACCGCATCGGCCCGTTCGAGGTCGAGAGTTCACTGGGCGAACACGCGGCCGTCGCCGAGGCGGCCGTCGTCCCCAAGCCCCACACGGAGCGGGGTAACATCGTGAAAGCCTACGTCGTGCCAAGCGAGGGGACGACGCCGTCCGAAGACCTCAAAGAGGACATCAGGACTCACGTGCGCGACGAACTCTCGGCCCACGAGTACCCCCGCGAGATCGAGTTCCGCGAGGAACTGCCGAAGACGGTCACGGGGAAGATCCGGCGAACCGAACTGCAAGACGACGCGGAAGAAGAGTCCGAGGCGTCGCCGTAA